In a genomic window of Streptomyces noursei ATCC 11455:
- the ltrA gene encoding group II intron reverse transcriptase/maturase, with amino-acid sequence MDQLKSQTKPFEISKWEVKEAWEEVRANRGAPGVDGQSIDDFEKDLRNNLYKVWNRMSSGSYFPPPVRAVAIPKPQGGGERMLGIPAVADRVAQTVVARHLMRRVEPIFHPDSYGYRPGRSALDAVEKCRERCWKRDWVVEFDIAKFFDSVPWDLLVKAVEAHTDAVWVNLYVRRWLAAPLQMPDGSLLQRDRGTPQGAPVSPVLANLFLHYALDAWMAREYPSVWFERYADDAVLHCVTERQARQVLAALTDRMAEVELRLHPAKTRIVYCRDGNRQHSYEHTAFTFLGYTFRARRNRSRHGNQFLAFDPAVSKDALKKMGREVRSWHLHTRTDLTFQELARRINPVVAGWINYYGHFRPWELTSFVTRINSYLVRWIRKKYKRLAAKRKALAKMQEIARRYPGMFAHWRITPTVSAVLV; translated from the coding sequence GTGGACCAGTTGAAGTCGCAGACCAAGCCGTTTGAGATCTCAAAGTGGGAAGTCAAGGAGGCATGGGAGGAAGTCAGAGCGAATAGGGGAGCACCGGGAGTGGACGGGCAGAGCATCGACGACTTCGAGAAGGACCTGAGGAACAACCTCTACAAAGTCTGGAACAGAATGTCGTCAGGCTCATACTTCCCACCTCCGGTGCGCGCGGTGGCGATTCCCAAGCCACAGGGAGGCGGCGAGAGAATGCTCGGAATTCCCGCCGTCGCCGATCGCGTGGCTCAGACCGTCGTGGCCCGGCATCTTATGCGGAGGGTGGAGCCGATTTTCCATCCCGACAGCTACGGATACCGGCCCGGACGGTCCGCCTTGGACGCGGTGGAAAAATGCCGGGAACGCTGTTGGAAACGGGACTGGGTGGTCGAGTTCGACATCGCCAAGTTCTTCGACAGCGTGCCCTGGGACCTACTGGTCAAGGCGGTGGAAGCGCACACTGACGCCGTCTGGGTGAACTTGTATGTGCGGAGGTGGCTCGCCGCCCCGCTCCAGATGCCCGACGGCTCTCTGCTGCAACGGGATCGCGGAACCCCACAAGGGGCTCCCGTGTCTCCCGTCCTGGCGAACCTGTTCCTGCACTACGCGCTCGACGCCTGGATGGCCCGGGAGTATCCGTCCGTCTGGTTCGAACGCTACGCGGACGATGCGGTACTGCACTGCGTCACCGAGCGCCAGGCCCGCCAGGTGCTGGCCGCGCTCACGGACAGGATGGCCGAGGTCGAGCTGCGCCTGCACCCGGCCAAGACCCGGATCGTGTACTGCCGGGACGGGAATCGCCAACACTCCTACGAGCACACGGCGTTCACGTTCCTGGGATACACCTTCCGCGCCAGGAGGAACCGGAGTCGGCACGGGAACCAGTTCCTGGCGTTTGACCCGGCGGTTAGCAAGGACGCTCTCAAGAAGATGGGCCGGGAAGTGCGGAGCTGGCATCTGCACACCCGCACCGATCTGACCTTTCAAGAGCTCGCCCGAAGGATCAACCCTGTCGTGGCGGGCTGGATCAACTACTACGGGCATTTCAGGCCCTGGGAGTTGACCTCCTTCGTGACACGCATCAACTCCTACCTGGTGCGTTGGATCCGCAAGAAGTACAAACGGCTCGCGGCAAAACGGAAGGCGCTAGCGAAAATGCAGGAGATCGCCCGGCGATACCCCGGCATGTTCGCGCACTGGCGCATCACTCCGACTGTGAGTGCCGTGCTGGTCTGA
- the ltrA gene encoding group II intron reverse transcriptase/maturase, with protein sequence MDQLKSSGKPFDVSKWEVQEAYEKVKANKGAPGVDGRSIEDFEKDLKNNLYRIWNRLSSGSCFPPPVKGVEIPKSHGSGVRLLGVPTVADRIAQTVVARRLEEKVEPIFHQDSYGYRPGRSALDAVAACRKRCWKYDWVIDLDIQKFFDSVPWNLVVKAVQAHTDLPWVVMYVRRWLEAPLQLPDGTLQRRDRGTPQGSAISPVLANLFMHYAFDMWMAREFPGVPFERYADDGVVHCVSESQARKLREAIANRMREVGLRLHPDKTKIVYCRDGKKRRRSYGQTEFTFLGFTFRARKAIDRNGERFTSFLPAISKEASKKISGEVRQWRLHRQVGRTFAELARAINPIVRGWMQYFGAFYRTALLPLLERINAYLMRWIRKKFKRLRTFKKAHACWRRITRQYPRLFAHWAWVPTFW encoded by the coding sequence GTGGATCAGTTGAAATCATCAGGCAAGCCGTTTGACGTCTCGAAATGGGAGGTGCAGGAGGCGTACGAGAAGGTCAAGGCCAACAAGGGCGCGCCAGGGGTGGACGGGCGCTCCATCGAGGACTTCGAGAAGGATCTGAAGAATAATCTCTATCGGATCTGGAACCGTCTATCCTCGGGGAGCTGCTTTCCCCCTCCGGTAAAAGGTGTGGAGATTCCGAAGTCGCATGGTAGCGGGGTTCGTTTGCTCGGAGTGCCCACCGTAGCTGACCGGATCGCCCAGACTGTGGTAGCCCGGCGTCTTGAGGAGAAGGTCGAGCCGATCTTCCATCAGGACTCCTATGGTTACCGTCCTGGGCGGTCCGCGTTGGATGCGGTCGCGGCATGCCGGAAACGCTGCTGGAAGTACGACTGGGTGATCGATCTGGACATCCAGAAATTCTTCGACAGCGTGCCATGGAACCTCGTGGTCAAGGCGGTCCAGGCCCACACCGATCTCCCATGGGTGGTGATGTATGTGCGGCGGTGGCTTGAGGCTCCGTTGCAACTGCCTGACGGGACCTTGCAGCGGCGTGATCGTGGGACCCCACAGGGTTCTGCGATTTCGCCTGTGCTGGCCAACCTGTTCATGCATTATGCGTTCGACATGTGGATGGCCCGGGAGTTCCCGGGCGTGCCGTTCGAACGGTACGCAGACGACGGTGTTGTGCACTGCGTCAGCGAGAGTCAGGCCCGGAAACTGCGGGAGGCAATCGCGAACAGGATGCGGGAAGTTGGGCTGCGGCTGCATCCCGACAAAACCAAGATCGTGTACTGCCGGGATGGCAAGAAGCGCCGACGGTCCTACGGGCAGACGGAGTTCACCTTCCTGGGGTTCACTTTCCGAGCCCGCAAGGCCATCGACAGGAACGGGGAGAGGTTCACCTCGTTCCTGCCGGCGATCAGCAAGGAAGCCTCGAAGAAGATCAGTGGTGAAGTGCGGCAATGGCGGCTTCACCGACAGGTCGGCCGGACCTTCGCTGAGCTCGCACGGGCGATCAATCCGATCGTTCGGGGCTGGATGCAGTACTTCGGTGCGTTTTACCGGACAGCTCTGCTTCCTCTCCTGGAGCGTATCAACGCCTACTTGATGCGCTGGATCCGAAAGAAGTTCAAGCGGCTGCGGACCTTCAAGAAGGCCCACGCGTGCTGGCGGCGTATCACGCGTCAGTACCCCAGGCTCTTTGCCCACTGGGCATGGGTTCCCACGTTCTGGTGA
- a CDS encoding transposase: MKNYPPQFKVDAVALYQSRPGATIRQVAADLGINPETLRNWVRAAGASRPRGRRAEVPTEPPTPLEAENAALRKKVRELEEEREILRKAAKYFAGDCVLSTKGSWL; this comes from the coding sequence ATGAAGAACTATCCGCCGCAGTTCAAGGTGGACGCGGTCGCGTTGTACCAGTCGCGGCCCGGGGCGACGATCCGGCAGGTCGCTGCCGATCTGGGGATCAATCCCGAGACCTTGCGGAACTGGGTCCGGGCAGCCGGCGCGAGCCGGCCGCGGGGACGCCGAGCGGAGGTGCCGACCGAGCCGCCGACGCCGTTGGAGGCGGAGAACGCCGCTCTGCGGAAGAAGGTCCGCGAGTTGGAGGAGGAACGCGAGATCCTGCGCAAGGCGGCGAAGTATTTCGCCGGGGATTGTGTCCTGAGCACGAAGGGGAGTTGGTTGTAG
- a CDS encoding IS4 family transposase, with the protein MPAGFMVYFTLALALFQQDSYDDVAEQLVGGIPELGGCIPNKSSFTRARGRLGPRVLETLFRELAGPLAPLGLKSAFYRGMRLVAVDGFVLDVPDTTANRAAFGGPVKNGQPAGFPQARVVTLTECSTHAQIDAAVGGFNGGEPELAIKMADSAAGILVIMDRGLPGVALWKAYTGAGAHLLIRARSSVAARPAEHLPDGTYLARMNLAGQKGAHPGGVLVRVIEYRVDGGEVVRLLTELVDPVAYPASELAGLYHARWEAESAFRQIKTFQRGPIEVLRSGDPDLVRQEVWAHLTVHHCLTQVIVGLADGNGVDPGRVSFVKVLKHVRRSVVRQCSDTPTKIKKFLSVLAAKVHRKLDNGARRLREADRHLKRPESKYSSKLSYRINTRDRRPTRRIAAKAITLQPVIVR; encoded by the coding sequence CTGCCGGCCGGGTTCATGGTCTACTTCACGCTCGCACTGGCTCTGTTCCAGCAGGATTCCTATGACGACGTAGCAGAGCAACTGGTCGGTGGTATCCCGGAGTTGGGTGGATGCATCCCCAACAAGTCCTCGTTCACGCGGGCACGCGGGCGTCTGGGGCCGCGGGTCCTGGAGACATTGTTCCGTGAGCTGGCTGGCCCGCTGGCTCCACTCGGTTTGAAGAGCGCCTTCTATCGTGGAATGCGGCTGGTCGCGGTGGACGGGTTCGTGCTGGATGTGCCAGACACGACGGCCAACCGGGCCGCATTCGGCGGGCCAGTCAAGAACGGCCAGCCTGCAGGCTTCCCGCAGGCACGGGTGGTGACGCTGACTGAGTGCAGCACACACGCGCAAATCGATGCGGCGGTCGGCGGGTTCAACGGCGGCGAGCCGGAGTTGGCAATCAAAATGGCCGACTCGGCCGCCGGGATACTGGTCATCATGGACCGAGGTCTTCCCGGGGTGGCGCTGTGGAAGGCGTATACCGGGGCTGGGGCACATCTGCTGATCCGGGCCCGTTCGAGCGTCGCGGCTCGCCCGGCCGAGCACCTGCCGGACGGCACCTACCTGGCGAGGATGAACCTGGCCGGGCAGAAAGGCGCTCATCCTGGCGGAGTACTGGTCCGTGTGATCGAGTACCGCGTCGACGGCGGCGAGGTGGTCAGGCTGTTAACCGAGTTGGTCGACCCGGTCGCTTATCCGGCGTCGGAGTTGGCGGGGCTTTACCATGCGAGATGGGAAGCGGAGTCGGCGTTCCGGCAGATCAAGACGTTCCAGCGCGGACCGATCGAAGTCCTGCGCTCGGGCGACCCGGATCTGGTGCGTCAGGAGGTCTGGGCGCACCTGACCGTGCACCACTGCCTCACGCAGGTCATCGTAGGTCTGGCTGACGGCAACGGGGTCGATCCGGGCCGGGTCTCGTTCGTCAAGGTCCTCAAGCACGTGCGACGCAGCGTGGTCCGACAGTGCTCGGACACGCCAACGAAGATCAAGAAGTTCCTGTCCGTGCTGGCGGCGAAGGTGCATCGGAAGCTCGACAACGGTGCCAGGCGTCTGCGTGAAGCGGACCGGCACCTGAAGCGTCCGGAGTCGAAATACTCCTCGAAGCTCTCCTACCGGATCAACACCCGGGACCGGAGGCCGACACGACGGATCGCTGCCAAGGCCATCACGTTGCAGCCCGTGATAGTTCGGTAG
- a CDS encoding transposase, whose protein sequence is MARPSRYPLEFRRRAVRMVAEVRDDYPNETAAVQAVADKLDIGSRETLRNWVKQHEIDAGQRPGTTT, encoded by the coding sequence ATGGCACGACCTTCCCGTTACCCGCTTGAGTTCCGCCGTCGTGCGGTGCGCATGGTCGCCGAAGTGCGCGACGACTACCCGAACGAGACGGCCGCCGTGCAGGCGGTCGCGGACAAGCTCGACATCGGCTCCCGCGAAACACTGCGGAACTGGGTGAAGCAGCACGAGATCGACGCGGGCCAGCGTCCGGGGACGACGACGTAG